A stretch of the Luteimonas sp. JM171 genome encodes the following:
- the rpsK gene encoding 30S ribosomal protein S11 translates to MAKPAPKTRKKIKRVITDGIAHVHASFNNTIITITDRQGNALSWATSGGAGFRGSRKSTPFAAQVAAEKAGRAALDYGVKSLEVRIKGPGPGRESAVRSLNNVGYKITTIIDVTPIPHNGCRPPKKRRV, encoded by the coding sequence ATGGCAAAGCCGGCACCCAAGACCCGGAAGAAGATCAAGCGCGTCATCACCGATGGCATCGCCCACGTGCACGCGTCCTTCAACAACACGATCATCACGATCACCGACCGCCAGGGCAACGCGCTCTCGTGGGCGACGTCTGGCGGCGCGGGTTTCCGCGGTTCGCGCAAGTCGACCCCGTTCGCCGCCCAGGTCGCGGCCGAAAAGGCCGGCCGCGCCGCGCTCGACTACGGCGTGAAGTCGCTGGAAGTGCGCATCAAGGGCCCCGGCCCGGGCCGCGAGTCCGCCGTTCGTTCGCTGAATAACGTCGGCTACAAGATCACCACCATCATCGACGTGACGCCGATCCCGCACAACGGGTGCCGTCCGCCGAAGAAGCGTCGCGTCTGA
- the rplO gene encoding 50S ribosomal protein L15, translating into MRMNTLKPAEGARTERVRVGRGIGSGLGKTAGRGHKGTYARSGKGKIKAGFEGGQMPLRKRLPKVGFRSRLAGDTAEVFLYQLERLDGDVIDFKALRAAKLVPSTAKRAKIVKRGELSKKLSLKGVLATAGARAAIEAAGGSVEEA; encoded by the coding sequence ATGCGCATGAACACTCTCAAGCCCGCAGAGGGCGCCCGCACCGAACGCGTCCGCGTCGGCCGCGGCATTGGCTCGGGCCTGGGCAAGACCGCCGGCCGCGGCCACAAGGGCACCTACGCGCGCTCGGGCAAGGGCAAGATCAAGGCCGGATTCGAAGGCGGCCAGATGCCCCTGCGCAAGCGCCTGCCGAAGGTGGGCTTCCGCTCGCGCCTGGCCGGCGACACCGCCGAGGTCTTCCTGTACCAGCTCGAGCGCCTGGACGGCGACGTCATCGACTTCAAGGCGCTGCGCGCCGCGAAGCTGGTGCCCTCGACCGCCAAGCGCGCCAAGATCGTCAAGCGTGGCGAGCTTTCCAAAAAGCTTTCGCTCAAGGGCGTGCTGGCCACGGCCGGCGCACGCGCCGCGATCGAGGCGGCCGGCGGCAGCGTTGAGGAAGCCTGA
- the rpoA gene encoding DNA-directed RNA polymerase subunit alpha, protein MTVTANQVLRPRAPQIERLNGNRAKVVIEPLERGYGHTLGNALRRVLLSSIPGFAITEVEIDGVLHEYSAIEGLQEDVLEVLLNLKDVAIRMGTGESSTLSLSKTGPGPVTAGDIKTDHNVEVLNPDHVICTLTKDASINMQLKIERGFGYVPAAARRHPDEETRAIGRLMLDASFSPVRRVAYEVEAARVEQRTDLDKLVLDIETNGTIDAEEAVRTAADILTDQLSVFGDFTNRERGASKPQPTGVDPLLLRPIDDLELTVRSANCLKAESIYYIGDLIQKTEVELLKTPNLGKKSLTEIKEVLAQRGLSLGMKLENWPPPGLSTHGMLG, encoded by the coding sequence ATGACGGTTACCGCCAACCAGGTTCTGCGCCCGCGAGCTCCCCAGATCGAGCGCCTGAACGGCAATCGCGCGAAGGTCGTGATCGAGCCGCTGGAGCGCGGCTACGGCCATACCCTCGGCAACGCGCTGCGCCGGGTGCTGCTGTCCTCGATTCCCGGCTTCGCGATCACCGAAGTCGAGATCGACGGCGTGCTGCACGAATACAGCGCCATCGAAGGCCTGCAGGAGGACGTGCTGGAGGTGCTGCTGAACCTCAAGGACGTCGCCATCCGCATGGGTACCGGTGAGTCGTCGACCCTGTCGCTGTCCAAGACGGGCCCCGGCCCGGTGACCGCAGGTGACATCAAGACCGACCACAACGTCGAGGTCCTGAACCCCGACCACGTGATCTGCACCCTGACCAAGGATGCCTCGATCAACATGCAGCTGAAGATCGAGCGCGGCTTCGGCTACGTGCCGGCCGCTGCCCGCCGTCATCCGGACGAGGAAACCCGCGCCATCGGCCGGCTGATGCTGGACGCGTCGTTCTCCCCCGTGCGCCGCGTGGCGTACGAGGTCGAGGCGGCCCGCGTCGAGCAGCGCACGGACCTGGACAAGCTGGTGCTGGACATCGAGACCAACGGCACCATCGACGCCGAGGAGGCCGTGCGCACCGCTGCCGACATCCTCACCGACCAGCTGTCGGTGTTCGGCGACTTCACCAACCGCGAGCGCGGCGCCTCCAAGCCGCAGCCGACGGGGGTGGATCCGCTGCTGCTGCGTCCGATCGACGACCTGGAGCTCACCGTGCGTTCGGCCAACTGCCTGAAGGCCGAGAGCATCTACTACATCGGCGACCTGATCCAGAAGACCGAGGTGGAGCTGCTCAAGACCCCGAACCTGGGCAAGAAGTCGCTCACCGAGATCAAGGAAGTGCTCGCCCAGCGCGGCCTCTCGCTTGGCATGAAGCTGGAGAACTGGCCGCCGCCGGGCCTCAGCACCCACGGGATGCTGGGCTGA
- the rpmD gene encoding 50S ribosomal protein L30, translated as MAKNESTGGTVKVRLVKGLQGTQGRHRLSVKALGLRKVNDVRELKDSPQVRGLINKVHYLVRVEE; from the coding sequence ATGGCTAAGAACGAATCCACCGGCGGCACCGTCAAGGTGCGCCTGGTCAAGGGCCTGCAGGGAACCCAGGGCCGCCATCGCCTGTCTGTGAAGGCGCTGGGCCTGCGCAAGGTCAACGACGTACGCGAACTGAAGGACAGCCCGCAGGTGCGGGGCCTGATCAACAAGGTCCACTACCTGGTCCGGGTCGAGGAGTAA
- the secY gene encoding preprotein translocase subunit SecY: MGGLGAGLGKFTELRQRLLFVAGALLVYRIGCYVPVPGVNPDAMLRLMEQQQGTIVDMFNMFSGGALERFSLFALNVIPYISASIVMQLMVQIVPSLKAIQREGESGRRKITQWSRLGAIPLAIFQSAGIAFALQSSGAGAGLNVVYAPGPGFILTAIVALTAGTMFLVWLGEQVTERGIGNGVSLIIFAGIVAGLPSAIFTTLEQARNGDMSPIAVIMIAVIVLAFTFFVVFVERGQRRITVNYARRQGGRNAYQNQTSFLPLKLNMAGVIPAIFASSIIMFPATVSTWFGQAGSALWLQRAAQALSPGQPLYILLYGGLIAGFTFFYTALVFNSQETADNLKKSGALIPGIRPGKATAEYIDGVLTRLTAAGATYLVIVCLLPEFMRTELNASFYFGGTSLLIVVIVVMDFISQIQAHLMSHQYESLLKKANLKGGGRR; the protein is encoded by the coding sequence ATGGGCGGCCTGGGCGCAGGCCTGGGCAAGTTCACCGAGCTGCGGCAGCGCCTGCTGTTCGTGGCCGGTGCGCTGCTGGTGTACCGCATCGGTTGCTATGTCCCGGTGCCGGGCGTGAACCCGGATGCCATGCTGCGGCTCATGGAGCAGCAGCAGGGCACCATCGTGGACATGTTCAACATGTTCTCCGGGGGCGCCCTGGAGCGCTTCAGCCTCTTCGCGCTGAACGTGATCCCCTACATCTCGGCTTCGATCGTGATGCAGCTGATGGTGCAGATCGTGCCGAGCCTGAAGGCGATCCAGCGCGAGGGCGAATCCGGCCGGCGCAAGATCACCCAGTGGTCGCGCCTGGGCGCGATCCCGCTGGCGATCTTCCAGTCCGCCGGCATCGCGTTCGCGCTGCAGAGCTCTGGCGCGGGTGCCGGCCTCAACGTGGTGTATGCGCCGGGCCCCGGGTTCATCCTCACCGCCATCGTGGCCCTCACCGCCGGCACCATGTTCCTGGTGTGGCTGGGCGAGCAGGTGACCGAGCGGGGCATCGGCAACGGCGTCTCGCTGATCATCTTCGCGGGCATCGTGGCTGGCCTGCCGAGCGCGATCTTCACCACCCTGGAGCAGGCCCGCAACGGCGACATGAGCCCCATCGCGGTGATCATGATCGCGGTGATCGTGCTGGCGTTCACCTTCTTCGTGGTGTTCGTCGAGCGCGGCCAGCGCCGGATCACGGTGAACTACGCGCGCCGCCAGGGCGGCCGCAACGCCTACCAGAACCAGACCTCGTTCCTGCCGCTCAAGCTGAACATGGCGGGCGTGATCCCGGCGATCTTCGCGTCGTCGATCATCATGTTCCCGGCCACGGTCTCGACCTGGTTCGGCCAGGCCGGCTCTGCGCTGTGGCTGCAGCGGGCGGCGCAGGCGCTTTCGCCCGGCCAACCGCTTTACATCCTGCTCTACGGCGGCCTGATTGCCGGCTTCACGTTCTTCTACACGGCGCTGGTGTTCAACAGCCAGGAGACCGCCGACAACCTGAAGAAGTCCGGCGCGCTGATCCCGGGCATCCGCCCTGGCAAGGCGACCGCCGAGTACATCGACGGCGTGCTGACCCGGCTCACCGCGGCGGGTGCGACCTACCTGGTCATCGTCTGCCTGCTGCCGGAGTTCATGCGCACCGAGCTGAACGCGTCGTTCTACTTCGGCGGAACGTCGCTGCTCATCGTGGTGATCGTGGTGATGGACTTCATCTCCCAGATCCAGGCCCACCTGATGTCGCACCAGTACGAAAGCCTGCTCAAGAAGGCCAACCTCAAGGGCGGCGGCAGGCGGTAA
- the rpsD gene encoding 30S ribosomal protein S4, with protein MARYIGPTCKLARREGVDLGLKSPTRALDSKCKLEQKPGQHGAGPGARRSKLSDYATQLREKQKVKRIYGLLERQFRNYYKKASTRKGNTGENLLQYLETRLDNVVYRMGFAVTRPAARQLVSHRGVTVNGQIVNLPSYQVKAGDAIALTEKAQKQMRVQEALDVSAQMDLSPGWVEVDAKKFSGVFKAIPARGDLPADINEALIVELYSK; from the coding sequence ATGGCACGTTACATCGGTCCTACCTGCAAGCTCGCCCGTCGCGAAGGCGTCGACCTGGGCCTCAAGAGCCCGACCCGCGCCCTGGACTCCAAGTGCAAGCTGGAGCAGAAGCCCGGCCAGCACGGTGCCGGCCCCGGCGCCCGCCGCAGCAAACTCTCCGACTACGCCACCCAGCTGCGCGAGAAGCAGAAGGTCAAGCGCATCTACGGCCTGCTCGAGCGCCAGTTCCGCAACTACTACAAGAAGGCCTCGACCCGGAAGGGCAACACCGGTGAGAACCTCCTGCAGTACCTGGAGACCCGCCTGGACAACGTCGTCTACCGGATGGGCTTCGCCGTGACCCGCCCGGCCGCCCGCCAGCTGGTCTCGCACCGTGGCGTGACGGTCAACGGCCAGATCGTGAACCTCCCTTCCTACCAGGTGAAGGCCGGGGACGCGATCGCCCTGACCGAAAAGGCCCAGAAGCAGATGCGCGTGCAGGAAGCGCTGGACGTTTCCGCGCAGATGGACCTGTCGCCGGGCTGGGTGGAGGTTGACGCCAAGAAGTTCAGTGGCGTGTTCAAGGCGATCCCGGCGCGCGGCGACCTGCCCGCCGACATCAACGAAGCGCTGATCGTCGAGCTGTACTCGAAGTAA
- the rplQ gene encoding 50S ribosomal protein L17, which produces MRHQKAGRKFNRTSAHRQAMFKNMAASLFKHELIKTTLPKAKELRRVAEPLITLAKVDSVANRRLAFSRLRDKEAVGNLFTTLGPRYQSRPGGYLRILKCGFRAGDNAPMAYVELVDRPQAPSAED; this is translated from the coding sequence ATGCGCCACCAGAAAGCCGGACGCAAGTTCAACCGCACCAGCGCGCATCGCCAGGCGATGTTCAAGAACATGGCCGCGTCGCTGTTCAAGCACGAGCTGATCAAGACCACCCTGCCCAAGGCCAAGGAGCTGCGCCGTGTCGCCGAGCCGCTGATCACCCTGGCCAAGGTGGACAGCGTCGCCAACCGCCGCCTCGCGTTCTCGCGTCTGCGCGACAAGGAAGCGGTGGGCAACCTGTTCACCACCCTGGGCCCGCGCTACCAGTCGCGCCCGGGCGGCTACCTGCGCATCCTCAAGTGCGGCTTCCGTGCCGGCGACAACGCGCCGATGGCGTACGTCGAGCTGGTCGACCGCCCGCAAGCCCCGTCCGCCGAGGACTGA
- the rpsM gene encoding 30S ribosomal protein S13: MARIAGVNLPAQKHVWVGLQSIYGIGRTRSRQVCEAAGVDETTRIVDLSEPEVERLRAEVGKFVVEGDLRREVGMSIKRLMDLGCYRGLRHRRGLPMRGQRTRTNARTRKGPRKPIRK, from the coding sequence ATGGCGCGTATTGCTGGCGTCAACCTGCCTGCCCAGAAGCATGTCTGGGTCGGGTTGCAGAGCATCTACGGCATTGGCCGTACCCGTTCCCGCCAAGTGTGCGAGGCGGCGGGCGTTGACGAGACGACCCGTATCGTCGACCTGTCCGAGCCGGAAGTCGAGCGCCTGCGCGCCGAAGTCGGCAAGTTCGTGGTGGAGGGCGACCTTCGCCGCGAGGTGGGCATGTCGATCAAGCGCCTGATGGACCTGGGCTGCTACCGCGGCCTGCGCCATCGTCGTGGGCTGCCCATGCGCGGCCAGCGGACCCGCACCAACGCGCGCACCCGGAAGGGCCCGCGCAAGCCGATCAGGAAGTAA